A single genomic interval of Streptococcus suis harbors:
- a CDS encoding restriction endonuclease subunit S, which produces MTKEKSTVPRLRFPGFTDAWKQRKLGEVAVVVMGQSPDSKNYTNNPLDNILVQGNADLKNGNVEPRVWTTQITKIAEKGDIIVSVRAPVGDVAKTRYKVVLGRGVAGIKGNDFIYQTLIRMKQFGYWMKLSTGSTFESINSGDIKSSLIPLPSLPEQEAIGNFFSDLDQLITLHQRKLDDVKELKKALLQKMFPKGNGNDFPELRFPEFTDAWKQRKLGEVAEKISQKNLDRQYVETFTNSAEFGIISQRDFFEKNISSLDNISGYYIVSPDDFVYNPRISNLAPVGPIKRNKLGRVGVMSPLYTIFRFSDIHLDFVEKYFDTTIWHRYMELNGDSGARSDRFAIKDSVFKGLPIPLPTLPEQEAIGSFFSDLDQLITLHQRQLDHLKLLKKALLQQMFI; this is translated from the coding sequence GGCGGTGGTAGTGATGGGACAATCTCCAGATTCAAAAAACTATACTAATAATCCTTTGGACAATATTTTAGTTCAAGGAAATGCCGATTTAAAAAATGGGAATGTTGAACCAAGAGTTTGGACAACGCAAATTACAAAGATTGCAGAAAAAGGAGACATCATTGTATCGGTCAGAGCCCCTGTTGGAGATGTTGCCAAAACTAGATATAAGGTTGTTCTTGGGCGTGGAGTTGCAGGTATTAAGGGAAATGATTTTATCTATCAGACTTTAATAAGAATGAAGCAGTTTGGTTATTGGATGAAGTTGAGTACTGGTTCCACTTTTGAATCAATAAATTCTGGTGATATTAAAAGTTCATTGATTCCTCTCCCCTCCCTCCCCGAACAAGAAGCCATCGGCAACTTCTTCTCCGACCTAGATCAGCTTATTACTCTTCATCAGCGAAAATTAGATGATGTTAAAGAATTGAAGAAGGCTTTGTTACAGAAAATGTTTCCGAAAGGGAATGGAAACGATTTTCCTGAGCTAAGATTCCCAGAATTTACGGACGCTTGGAAACAGCGTAAGTTGGGGGAAGTTGCGGAAAAAATTAGTCAAAAAAATCTAGATAGACAGTATGTAGAAACTTTTACAAATTCTGCTGAATTCGGTATCATTTCTCAGAGGGATTTCTTTGAAAAAAATATCTCTAGTTTGGACAATATAAGTGGATACTATATTGTGAGTCCTGATGATTTTGTATATAATCCAAGGATTTCAAATTTAGCTCCAGTTGGTCCAATAAAGCGGAATAAATTGGGAAGAGTGGGGGTTATGTCGCCTCTTTATACTATATTTAGATTTTCAGATATACATTTGGATTTTGTAGAGAAGTATTTTGACACAACAATTTGGCATAGATATATGGAGCTGAATGGGGATAGTGGAGCTCGCTCAGATAGATTTGCCATTAAAGATTCAGTTTTCAAAGGTCTACCTATTCCCCTCCCCACCCTCCCCGAACAAGAAGCCATCGGCAGCTTCTTCTCCGACCTAGATCAGCTTATTACTCTTCATCAGCGTCAGTTGGATCATCTGAAACTGTTGAAAAAAGCCTTGTTACAGCAGATGTTTATATAG